In a single window of the Nitrospirota bacterium genome:
- a CDS encoding pyrimidine/purine nucleoside phosphorylase — MSEFRNVTVIKKANIYFDGKVTSRTVIFPDGSKKTLGVMLPGVYEFNTTDKEIMEIISGDLEVLLPGEKDWMPVKDGGSFAVAVNSKFTMKVKRLSDYCCSFVKK, encoded by the coding sequence ATGTCTGAATTCAGGAACGTTACCGTAATTAAAAAGGCGAACATCTATTTCGACGGCAAGGTGACCAGCAGGACCGTGATCTTTCCCGACGGCTCGAAGAAGACCCTCGGCGTGATGCTGCCCGGCGTGTACGAGTTTAACACGACCGACAAGGAGATCATGGAGATCATATCCGGCGATCTTGAGGTGCTCCTGCCGGGGGAGAAGGACTGGATGCCGGTCAAGGACGGCGGGTCCTTTGCCGTGGCCGTCAACTCCAAGTTCACGATGAAAGTAAAAAGGCTGAGCGATTACTGCTGTTCGTTCGTCAAGAAATAA
- a CDS encoding tetratricopeptide repeat protein: MNKIIVVAVVSFIMLVTIGCRQQEQKQKQQQQQVTYTPAAPPVQFQVDRLEQAAKMAPKNAQVWIDLGNALMDAQRFSEAIDAYEKALALEPKNVPVLVDQGTCYRGVRKFDKAVEQYRKALKIEPNFPNGHRNLGVVLAYDLNKKPEAVKEFNRYLELAPNAPDAAEIRQTVRELTSGK, encoded by the coding sequence ATGAACAAGATCATTGTCGTCGCGGTTGTGTCGTTCATAATGCTGGTGACCATCGGGTGCCGGCAGCAGGAGCAGAAGCAGAAGCAGCAGCAGCAGCAGGTAACGTATACGCCCGCGGCACCACCAGTGCAGTTTCAGGTCGACCGGCTGGAGCAGGCGGCAAAGATGGCGCCGAAGAACGCGCAGGTCTGGATCGATCTCGGCAATGCCTTGATGGATGCGCAACGCTTCAGCGAGGCAATCGACGCTTACGAAAAGGCGCTCGCTCTTGAGCCGAAGAATGTGCCCGTACTGGTAGACCAGGGGACCTGCTATCGCGGGGTCCGTAAGTTCGACAAGGCGGTTGAGCAGTACCGGAAGGCGCTCAAGATCGAACCCAACTTTCCGAACGGACACCGCAATCTCGGCGTGGTGCTGGCGTATGACCTGAACAAGAAGCCCGAGGCCGTAAAAGAGTTCAATCGGTATCTTGAATTAGCGCCGAATGCACCCGATGCGGCCGAGATAAGGCAGACAGTCCGGGAATTGACTTCAGGAAAATAG